A window of the Trichoderma asperellum chromosome 4, complete sequence genome harbors these coding sequences:
- a CDS encoding uncharacterized protein (EggNog:ENOG41~TransMembrane:8 (i12-32o71-91i98-120o140-157i178-199o205-223i232-249o359-379i)), with product MARSEDFNHQHMYEFIGAVGGLAAIPIVFHLGRRLAQKTNVGKKGVSALAVLSRKPRSVLLHTAPGVPSRGHAVLVSLYVAINLILTFTNINNPGIQLTAIIGGRAAWMALANLVVLIFLALKNTPLAFLTAWSYERLNILHQIAGYMCVSFVIIHASCYTTYFKNMGRISILREESVIYGEIAGLSFVIVGFAGAVIRRWWYELFYYVHMSFWILAIVMVGLHQPMFAKRIVFVVIATAGIWVLDRLIRVTRLLVYSANNTATLTPLPNGGTRVTLKKAPLGAVSGQHCFLWIPSVRVSETHPFTIAAMDPMEFVVNSHDGFTQDLHRYAVKNPGATVKASVEGAYGTLPDASEYERVFLVAGGSGSTFTFGMVLNMLRDMSPEQQDKKITFVLLVKYRSHLTWVASHLETLAKDPRVRLEVYVTRSSEEKTDEEMRLGSMPTTASSETDAEKAIPTVTAQPIRSAGSASSEELSLEETESVPLNAYENSIKSGKPDISALIRTEIEETPVENRILVLGCGPDGLMTQVRNTTAACIRSDGPGVELHCEQFGW from the exons ATGGCACGGAGCGAAGACTTCAACCACCAGCATATGTACGAATTCATCGGCGCTGTAGGAGGGCTCGCTGCGATACCCATCGTCTTCCACCTTGGACGACGACTTGCCCAGAAGACAAACGTTGGCAAGAAAGGGGTCTCCGCGTTGGCTGTATTGTCTCG GAAACCGCGAAGTGTTCTTCTTCACACAGCACCTGGAGTGCCTTCTCGAGGACATGCTGTCCTAGTTTCTCTTTACGTTGCCATCAACCTCATCCTCACCTTCACAAACATTAATAATCCCGGCATTCAGCTCACTGCCATCATAGGTGGGCGAGCAGCATG GATGGCCCTTGCGAATTTAGTCGTTCTCATCTTTCTCGCTTTGAAGAACACTCCCCTGGCATTCCTCACAGCCTGGTCGTACGAGCGTCTCAACATCTTGCATCAAATCGCCGGCTACATGTGCGTCAGCTTTGTCATCATCCACGCCTCTTGCTACACCACTTACTTCAAGAACATGGGAAGGATCTCCATCCTTCGGGAAGAGAGTGTGATATACGGCGAGATTGCCGGCTTGTCTTTTGTAATTGTTGGATTCGCCGGAGCGGTTATTCGTCGATGGTGGTACGAACTCTTCTACTATGTCCACATGAGCTTTTGGatcctcgccatcgtcatggtCGGTCTTCACCAGCCAATGTTTGCTAAGAGGATTGTTTTTGTTGTGATTGCTACCGCTGGTATCTGGGTGCTCGACCGTCTTATTCGCGTAACCCGCTTGTTGGTATACAGCGCCAACAACACCGCTACCCTTACACCTCTGCCAAACGGTGGCACTCGAGTAACCCTCAAGAAGGCTCCCCTGGGCGCCGTATCTGGACAACACTGCTTTCTTTGGATCCCCTCCGTCCGAGTAAGCGAGACACATCCTTTCACGATTGCAGCTATGGATCCCATGGAGTTTGTTGTCAACTCCCATGATGGTTTCACTCAGGACCTTCACCGATACGCCGTCAAAAACCCTGGTGCAACCGTCAAGGCCTCAGTTGAAGGAGCTTATGGTACCCTACCTGATGCTTCTGAGTACGAGAGGGTTTTTTTGGTTGCAGGTGGAAGCGGTTCAACTTTTACCTTTGGCATGGTGCTCAACATGCTCAGGGATATGTCTCCTGAGCAACAGGACAAGAAGATCACCTTCGTCTTGTTGGTCAAATATAGGA GTCACCTTACTTGGGTTGCGTCTCACCTCGAAACTCTTGCAAAAGATCCACGTGTGCGGCTTGAAGTCTATGTCACTCGATCGTCGGAAGAGAAGACAGATGAGGAGATGCGCCTAGGATCAATGCCCACCACAGCATCTTCCGAGACCGATGCCGAGAAAGCAATTCCTACTGTGACAGCTCAGCCGATTCGATCTGCCGGCTCAGCATCCTCTGAGGAGTTAAGTTTAGAAGAAACGGAATCAGTACCATTGAACGCCTATGAGAACTCCATCAAGAGTGGCAAACCAGATATCTCTGCTTTGATTCGAACCGAGATTGAGGAGACACCGGTAGAGAACCGTATCCTAGTCTTGGGCTGCGGACCTGACGGTCTCATGACACAAGTCCGCAACACCACCGCGGCATGCATACGATCTGACGGTCCCGGAGTTGAGCTCCACTGTGAACAATTCGGTTGGTAA
- a CDS encoding uncharacterized protein (EggNog:ENOG41~TransMembrane:5 (n3-14c20/21o36-57i69-91o97-115i124-141o251-271i)~SECRETED:SignalP(1-20)), with the protein MALANLVVLIFLALKNTPLAFLTAWSYERLNILHQIAGYMCVSFVIIHASCYTTYFKNMGRISILREESVIYGEIAGLSFVIVGFAGAVIRRWWYELFYYVHMSFWILAIVMVGLHQPMFAKRIVFVVIATAGIWVLDRLIRVTRLLVYSANNTATLTPLPNGGTRVTLKKAPLGAVSGQHCFLWIPSVRVSETHPFTIAAMDPMEFVVNSHDGFTQDLHRYAVKNPGATVKASVEGAYGTLPDASEYERVFLVAGGSGSTFTFGMVLNMLRDMSPEQQDKKITFVLLVKYRSHLTWVASHLETLAKDPRVRLEVYVTRSSEEKTDEEMRLGSMPTTASSETDAEKAIPTVTAQPIRSAGSASSEELSLEETESVPLNAYENSIKSGKPDISALIRTEIEETPVENRILVLGCGPDGLMTQVRNTTAACIRSDGPGVELHCEQFGW; encoded by the exons ATGGCCCTTGCGAATTTAGTCGTTCTCATCTTTCTCGCTTTGAAGAACACTCCCCTGGCATTCCTCACAGCCTGGTCGTACGAGCGTCTCAACATCTTGCATCAAATCGCCGGCTACATGTGCGTCAGCTTTGTCATCATCCACGCCTCTTGCTACACCACTTACTTCAAGAACATGGGAAGGATCTCCATCCTTCGGGAAGAGAGTGTGATATACGGCGAGATTGCCGGCTTGTCTTTTGTAATTGTTGGATTCGCCGGAGCGGTTATTCGTCGATGGTGGTACGAACTCTTCTACTATGTCCACATGAGCTTTTGGatcctcgccatcgtcatggtCGGTCTTCACCAGCCAATGTTTGCTAAGAGGATTGTTTTTGTTGTGATTGCTACCGCTGGTATCTGGGTGCTCGACCGTCTTATTCGCGTAACCCGCTTGTTGGTATACAGCGCCAACAACACCGCTACCCTTACACCTCTGCCAAACGGTGGCACTCGAGTAACCCTCAAGAAGGCTCCCCTGGGCGCCGTATCTGGACAACACTGCTTTCTTTGGATCCCCTCCGTCCGAGTAAGCGAGACACATCCTTTCACGATTGCAGCTATGGATCCCATGGAGTTTGTTGTCAACTCCCATGATGGTTTCACTCAGGACCTTCACCGATACGCCGTCAAAAACCCTGGTGCAACCGTCAAGGCCTCAGTTGAAGGAGCTTATGGTACCCTACCTGATGCTTCTGAGTACGAGAGGGTTTTTTTGGTTGCAGGTGGAAGCGGTTCAACTTTTACCTTTGGCATGGTGCTCAACATGCTCAGGGATATGTCTCCTGAGCAACAGGACAAGAAGATCACCTTCGTCTTGTTGGTCAAATATAGGA GTCACCTTACTTGGGTTGCGTCTCACCTCGAAACTCTTGCAAAAGATCCACGTGTGCGGCTTGAAGTCTATGTCACTCGATCGTCGGAAGAGAAGACAGATGAGGAGATGCGCCTAGGATCAATGCCCACCACAGCATCTTCCGAGACCGATGCCGAGAAAGCAATTCCTACTGTGACAGCTCAGCCGATTCGATCTGCCGGCTCAGCATCCTCTGAGGAGTTAAGTTTAGAAGAAACGGAATCAGTACCATTGAACGCCTATGAGAACTCCATCAAGAGTGGCAAACCAGATATCTCTGCTTTGATTCGAACCGAGATTGAGGAGACACCGGTAGAGAACCGTATCCTAGTCTTGGGCTGCGGACCTGACGGTCTCATGACACAAGTCCGCAACACCACCGCGGCATGCATACGATCTGACGGTCCCGGAGTTGAGCTCCACTGTGAACAATTCGGTTGGTAA